A single Pristis pectinata isolate sPriPec2 chromosome 6, sPriPec2.1.pri, whole genome shotgun sequence DNA region contains:
- the LOC127571274 gene encoding extracellular calcium-sensing receptor-like, translated as MIFAIEEINQNENLLPGITLGYQIHDDCSSSAIASKAALALINGEEELIEYPQCRGSTNVAAIVGCDISTSSIVAARTIGSFGIPLVSYFSTCSCLSDKQEYPTFFRTIPSDEYQSKILAELVRTFGWTWIGTIRSNTDYGNYGMQGFVEHVEKFGVCIAYSESFYRTDPAEKIRKVVQVIKQASTKVVVAFVDVGDMRILLNEIWRQNVTGIQWIGSEGWVTENLLPPEERAIYLAGTIGPATRRKEIADLRDYLHKVHPSNFPGSILVTEFWETLFTCSFTTDNMTSPGNSPAHVRQCTGKEQMEGIETAYLPAIMDGSSYHVYEAVYSIAQALHDLLTCVEGNGPFVNYTCANISNFEPWQLLHYLRMVNFTAKTGETVYFDENGDPVPRYEFVNLQTNLKGTVDIVNIGYYDGSAPPGRELTMNVGDIVWSTRENTIPRALCSEPCLPGTRKISRKGQPICCFDCAECADGEISNITDSTDCIKCPSEYWSNQPKTQCVLKKVEFLSSGEVLGFVLVTLAAVGVCFTLATAAIFYRYRETPMVKANNSELSFLLLFALMLCFICSLTFIGEPSGWSCMLRRTVFGVVFVLCISCILGKTILVVVAFKATLPNSSVMNWFGPAQQRLGVFILTFLQGVVCVVWLSVSPPYPLKNISYYRDIIILECDVGSLTAFYFVSAYIALLTIVCLVLAFLARKLPDSFNDAKYITFSMLIFCAVWITFIPVYVSSPGKYTVAVEVFAIWASSFGLLVCIFAPKCYIILLKPESNTKKHMMAKGTSL; from the exons ATGATTTTTGCCATTGAAGAAATAAACCAGAATGAAAACCTCCTCCCGGGGATCACACTCGGGTATCAGATCCACGATGACTGCTCGTCCTCCGCGATTGCCTCGAAAGCAGCGCTCGCTTTGATCAACGGAGAAGAAGAATTAATTGAATACCCGCAGTGTAGAGGTTCCACCAACGTCGCGGCTATTGTTGGCTGTGATATATCTACAAGCTCCATCGTAGCGGCAAGGACAATCGGATCCTTCGGGATTCCGCTG GTTAGTTACTTCTCCACCTGCTCCTGCCTCAGCGATAAGCAAGAATACCCCACATTTTTTAGAACTATACCCAGCGACGAGTACCAGTCCAAAATTCTCGCTGAACTGGTGAGAACCTTTGGCTGGACTTGGATTGGAACCATTCGAAGTAACACCGATTACGGTAATTACGGAATGCAAGGATTTGTGGAACACGTGGAAAAGTTTGGGGTTTGCATTGCGTATTCTGAGTCATTTTACAGGACAGACCCTGCAGAGAAAATCAGAAAAGTTGTCCAGGTGATTAAACAGGCGTCCACTAAAGTGGTGGTGGCCTTTGTTGACGTTGGTGATATGCGAATTCTGTTGAACGAGATTTGGCGTCAAAATGTGACCGGTATACAGTGGATTGGGAGTGAAGGGTGGGTGACAGAAAATCTTCTCCCTCCTGAAGAAAGAGCAATTTATCTCGCCGGGACAATCGGTCCGGCAACCCGCAGGAAAGAGATAGCTGACCTCAGAGATTATCTTCATAAAGTCCATCCTTCGAACTTTCCTGGCAGCATTTTGGTGACGGAGTTTTGGGAAACTTTATTCACTTGCTCTTTCACCACAGACAATATGACAAGCCCGGGGAATTCCCCAGCTCACGTTCGGCAATGCACAGGGAAGGAGCAGATGGAAGGGATAGAAACTGCCTACCTTCCGGCGATAATGGACGGGAGTTCTTACCACGTGTATGAAGCGGTCTACTCTATCGCTCAGGCCCTCCACGATCTGCTGACCTGTGTAGAAGGCAACGGTCCCTTTGTGAATTACACATgtgcaaatatttcaaattttgagCCGTGGCAG TTGCTCCACTACCTCCGCATGGTGAATTTCACAGCCAAGACAGGAGAAACGGTATACTTTGATGAAAATGGTGACCCGGTGCCAAGATACGAATTCGTGAACTTGCAGACGAATTTGAAGGGTACAGTTGACATTGTAAACATTGGGTATTATGATGGTTCGGCTCCGCCAGGGCGCGAACTAACGATGAATGTCGGGGATATCGTGTGGAGCACTAGGGAAAATACG ATCCCACGAGCACTTTGCTCAGAACCCTGTCTTCCTGGAACAAGAAAAATAAGCCGGAAAGGGCAACCGATTTGTTGTTTTGACTGTGCAGAGTGCGCCGACGGTGAGATCAGCAACATCACTG ATTCCACGGATTGTATCAAGTGTCCTTCGGAATACTGGTCCAATCAGCCAAAAACCCAATGTGTTCTCAAGAAGGTTGAGTTTCTTTCCTCTGGAGAAGTTCTGGGCTTTGTATTAGTGACGCTTGCTGCAGTGGGAGTGTGTTTTACATTGGCCACCGCTGCGATTTTCTACCGGTATCGAGAAACTCCCATGGTCAAAGCGAACAACTCCGAGCTCAGCTTCCTGCTCCTCTTCGCACTGATGCTTTGCTTCATCTGCTCGCTCACCTTCATTGGAGAACCATCCGGCTGGTCTTGCATGTTGCGCCGCACGGTTTTCGGAGTTGTCTTCGTtctctgcatttcctgcattttgggcAAAACCATTCTTGTCGTGGTTGCCTTTAAAgcaactctccccaacagcagcGTGATGAACTGGTTCGGACCCGCGCAGCAACGCCTGGGCGTGTTCATCCTTACCTTTTTGCAAGGTGTAGTTTGCGTTGTCTGGCTTAGTGTGTCACCTCCCTACCCCCTGAAAAACAtcagctattacagagacatcaTCATTCTGGAATGTGACGTGGGCTCATTGACCGCCTTTTACTTCGTGTCGGCCTATATTGCCCTGTTGACCATTGTGTGTTTAGTACTTGCTTTCCTTGCCCGGAAACTTCCGGACAGTTTCAACGACGCCAAGTACATCACCTTCAGCATGTTGATCTTTTGTGCCGTCTGGATAACTTTTATTCCAGTTTATGTGAGCTCTCCTGGGAAGTACACCGTGGCTGTAGAAGTGTTTGCTATCTGGGCATCAAGCTTCGGTTTGCTCGTCTGTATTTTTGCACCGAAATGTTACATTATCTTATTGAAGCCGGAGAGTAACACGAAGAAACATATGATGGCGAAGGGGACTTCACTGTAA